A window of the Callospermophilus lateralis isolate mCalLat2 chromosome 7, mCalLat2.hap1, whole genome shotgun sequence genome harbors these coding sequences:
- the Smim42 gene encoding small integral membrane protein 42 has translation MSSPQLPVFSWDKGTFATAISDPVYLVKVLFFFALLMTLITLLILAWKVTKGNSNKNRQQEATLLA, from the coding sequence ATGTCTTCTCCACAACTCCCAGTTTTCTCATGGGACAAGGGTACATTCGCCACTGCCATATCTGATCCTGTCTACCTAGTAAAAGTTCTCTTCTTCTTTGCTCTCCTGATGACTCTGATCACCCTACTCATCCTGGCCTGGAAGGTCACCAAAGGCAATAGCAACAAGAACAGACAGCAGGAGGCAACGCTGCTGGCCTGA